Proteins from one Elgaria multicarinata webbii isolate HBS135686 ecotype San Diego chromosome 3, rElgMul1.1.pri, whole genome shotgun sequence genomic window:
- the LOC134396966 gene encoding zinc finger protein 483-like → MMKGRKPAGPELEEGPVRAGKASRAVQLEFETERPGWDTSQEDKGEPSRGVQERWEAQWQEFLRTLQPLHTTWGSPAMSEMVPWEDAKAFLASFEQVAKACRWPRGEWAARLLPALSGEAEEAFRSLEARDQEDYGKVKAAILRGEALRMEAQRQHFRQFCCQEVRDPRRIHSQVQELCRQWLKPERHSKEQILELLILEQFLASLPVDLQGWIRAGGPDTCSQAVALAEDFLMSQKEAVTATLQGPLKEEFEEPSDPVKGQIYKEPEQKGDPTLVFEETDVRGSRLCLQIVSRSLPQPAQQTTVWQVLQEDGGNVEPLAQPELFRQCEVSLNQSARAAARTSWRLLPPAARSALTESG, encoded by the exons ATGATGAAGGGGAGAAAACCTGCAGGCCCAGAACTAGAAGAAGGACCAGTCAGAGCAGGAAAAGCCTCCAGGGCAGTTCAGCTGGAATTTGAGACAGAGCGACCAGGATGGGACACATCGCAAGAGGACAAAGGGGAACCATCCAGGGGGGTGCAAGAGCGCTGGGAAGCCCAGTGGCAGGAGTTCCTGAGGACACTGCAGCCCCTTCACACAACGTGGGGAAGCCCAGCGATGTCAGAGATGGTGCCATGGGAGGACGCCAaggccttcctggcctcctttgagcaagtggccaaggcctGCCGGTGGCCGAGAGGAGAGTGGGCAGCCCGGCTCCTGCCAGCACTGAGCGGGGAAGCAGAAGAGGCCTTTCGGAGCCTGGAAGCCAGAGATCAAGAGgactatgggaaagtgaaggcggccatcttgcgaggggaagccctgaggatggaggcacagcgccagcacttcaggcaattctgctgccaggaggtcagagacccccgaaggattcacagccaagtccaggagctttgccggcagtggctgaagccggagagacacagcaaggagcagatcctggagctgctgatcctggagcagttcctggccagcctgccagtggacctccagggctggatccgagcaggagggccggacacctgctcccaggctgtggcccTGGCCGAGGACTTCCTCATGAGCCAGAAAGAGGCAGTGACAGCTACCTTGCAG GGGCCGCTGAAGGAGGAGTTTGAAGAACCGTCAGATCCTGTGAAGGGACAGATCTACAAAGAACCCGAGCAAAAGGGTGATCCTACATTGGTGTTT GAAGAGACGGATGTCCGTGGAAGTCGCCTGTGTTTGCAGATCGTCAGCCGGAGTTTGCCCCAGCCAGCCCAACAGACCACAGTCTGGCAAGTCCTGCAGGAGGACGGGGGGAACGTAGAGCCTTTAG CGCAGCCGGAGCTGTTCCGGCAGTGCGAGGTCTCTTTAAATCAGAGCGCCCGCGCCGCCGCCAGGACAAGCTGGCGCCTTCTGCCGCCTGCTGCTCGCTCTGCCCTGACGGAGTCTGGCTGA